A window from Betta splendens chromosome 1, fBetSpl5.4, whole genome shotgun sequence encodes these proteins:
- the foxk1 gene encoding forkhead box protein K1, with amino-acid sequence MADYRDDTGARALLALQSAPCSPVRVAVTSHAYHQPSLALLGPPLMDARNDAGILPVRLASSPPQALARLEGRDFEFVMRQRTVTIGRNSSHGPVDINMGHSSFISRRHLQISYDEANGFSLRCLGKNGVFVDGVFQRRGAPPLPLPRECMFRFPSTVIKIQFMSLLETEEHREKEQASPPPRPLLPHISPLKISIPTMQQHEEHIRAFGSPLPSPTGTISVPNSCPASPRGAGSSGYRYGRNVTSDLQLAAEYAAKAVSEQRRSIAEQRSGGSEQRAESAGGDSPKDESKPPYSYAQLIVQAISSAPEKQLTLSGIYAHITKHYPYYRTADKGWQNSIRHNLSLNRYFVKVARSQDEPGKGSFWRVDSASESKLVEQAFRKRRQRGVACFRTPFGPLSSRSAPASPTHQGLLSPPSSGLQTPECLSREGSPIPHDHHEQLANKLASVPEYRYSQSAPGSPVSAQPVIMAAPSHPTVSVPGKTLALLPGGGGQVQPIHMLQNPSPGSVTMVRVVTSAPFSSNPPNGYSTTSVGGAEGSSDIREAQLTRERVIQSVDSVVQGGDGRNLALGLHQLPVRPVTQNGKHITAAVASGASLANSSGLSSPLQILAAQASSSPPVLVSRQPVGETLTAQPGEPQAKRPKMDDEGGTEPVQHQVTPAQQPVIVAMASQTQDPRK; translated from the exons ATGGCAGACTACCGGGACGACACCGGAGCACGAGCCCTACTAGCTTTGCAGTCGGCCCCGTGCAGCCCCGTGCGGGTCGCGGTGACCTCACACGCGTACCACcagccctcgctcgccctcctgGGTCCTCCGTTGATGGACGCCCGCAACGACGCCGGGATTCTTCCCGTGCGGCTCGCCTCTTCCCCTCCGCAGGCCCTGGCCCGACTCGAGGGCCGAGACTTCGAGTTTGTCATGCGCCAGAGGACGGTCACCATAGGCCGGAACTCGTCCCACGGCCCCGTTGATATCAACATGGGTCACTCGAGCTTCATTTCACGGCGACACCTGCAGATCAGCTACGACGAAGCGAACGGCTTCAGCCTGCGGTGCCTGGGCAAAAACGGCGTGTTCGTTGACGGAGTGTTCCAGCGAAGAGGGGCGCCGCCGCTTCCGCTACCCCGAGA ATGTATGTTTCGTTTTCCCAGTACGGTTATCAAGATCCAGTTTATGTCACTTCTGGAGACTGAAgaacacagagagaaggagcaggcctctcctccccctcggcCTCTTCTGCCCCACATTTCCCCTCTGAAAATCAGCATTCCCACAATGCAGCAGCATGAGGAGCACATCAGGGCATTTGGCTCTCCGCTGCCATCACCCACAGGTACCATCAG TGTTCCCAACTCTTGTCCAGCAAGTCCGCGTGGGGCAGGGTCATCAGGGTATCGTTACGGACGAAACGTGACCTCGGACCTTCAGTTGGCAGCTGAATATGCTGCCAAGGCCGTTTCTGAGCAGAGACGGAGCATCGCTGAGCAGAGAAGCGGGGGAAGCGAGCAGCGGGCCGAGTCAGCTGGTGGAGACAGCCCAAAG GATGAATCCAAACCACCATATTCCTATGCACAGCTGATTGTTCAGGCCATCTCTTCTGCCCCTGAAAAACAGCTGACCCTCAGTGGCATCTATGCCCACATAACTAAACACTACCCATACTATCGTACTGCAGACAAGGGCTGGCAG aATTCAATCAGACACAACCTGTCTCTCAATCGCTACTTTGTGAAAGTGGCCCGCTCTCAGGATGAACCTGGGAAAGGCAGCTTTTGGCGCGTGGATTCGGCCTCTGAAAGCAAGCTGGTGGAGCAAGCTTTCAGGAAACGCCGGCAAAGAGGCGTGGCTTGCTTTAGGACGCCATTTGGACCACTCTCTTCTAG GAGCGCCCCGGCTTCTCCGACCCATCAGGGCCTTCTTTCCCCTCCATCGAGCGGTCTGCAGACTCCTGAATGTCTGAGCAGGGAGGGCTCCCCTATCCCCCACGACCATCACGAACAGCTGGCGAACAAACTGGCTTCTGTACCTGAGTATAGATACTCTCAGAGTGCTCCAG GATCTCCAGTCAGTGCTCAGCCTGTCATCATGGCGGCACCCTCTCACCCAACAGTGTCAGTCCCAGGGAAAACCCTAGCTTTGCTTCCAGGTGGTGGCGGTCAAGTCCAGCCCATACACATGCTCCAGAACCCCTCCCCGGGCTCTGTCACCATGGTGCGGGTGGTGACCAGTGCCCCTTTCTCTTCCAACCCACCAAATGGGTACAGCACCACTTCtgttggaggagcagagggcagcagtgaCATTAGAG AAGCCCAGTTGACCAGAGAGCGGGTAATCCAGTCTGTGGACAGCGTGGTGCAGGGTGGGGACGGCCGGAACCTGGCTCTAGGTTTACACCAGCTTCCTGTTCGCCCTGTTACCCAGAATGGCAAACACATTACAGCTGCTGTCGCCTCTGGAGCCAGCCTTGCAAATTCATCTG GCCTGAGCAGTCCTCTTCAGATCCTGGCTGCCCAGGCTTCCAGTTCTCCTCCAGTGCTGGTGAGCAGACAGCCTGTTGGAGAGACTTTAACGGCGCAGCCAGGCGAGCCCCAGGCCAAAAGGCCAAAGATGGATGACGAAGGCGGAACTGAACCTGTACAGCATCAAGTCACACCTGCCCAGCAGCCCGTCATCGTTGCCATGGCATCACAAACACAAGACCCTAGGAAGTGA
- the LOC114858446 gene encoding cytochrome P450 3A40-like isoform X2, with protein MGPLFYFSAETWTLLVALITLIIVYAYWPYGVFKKMGVPGPKPLPFIGTMLAYKKGFVNFDQECFDKYGKTWGIFDGRQAVLCITDPAMIKTILIKECYSLFTNRRNFQLNGPLYDAVSIAEDDQWRRIRSVLSPSFTSGRLKEMFSIMKHHSANLVSSMKKKADRDEPLELKEFFGPYSMDVVTSTAFSVDIDSLNNPSDPFVANIKKMLKFDFFNPLFLLVAFFPFMGPILTKFDFSFFPLSVTDFFYAALQKIKSNRESSKQTSRVDFLQLMIDSQKNNGGVEEKGLTDHEILSQAMIFIFAGYETSSSSLSFLAYNLARNPDVMKKLQREIDSTFPNKAPVEYQELMQMEYLDSVINESLRLYPIAARLERVTKATVEINGLVIPKNMVVMIPTWPMHRDPDVWPEPEVFRPERFSKENKETIDPYTYMPFGAGPRNCIGMRFALVVMKLAVVEILQSYSFSVCKETPIPLEMDIQGLLTPKQPIKLKLVPRSETSC; from the exons ATGGGCCCCCTCTTCTATTTCTCTGCTGAGACATGGACCCTCCTGGTCGCCCTAATCACACTAATAATTGT GTATGCCTATTGGCCCTATGGAGTGTTTAAAAAGATGGGCGTCCCTGGTCCCAAACCTCTGCCGTTTATAGGCACAATGCTGGCGTATAAAAAG GGATTTGTTAACTTTGATCAGGAGTGCTTCGACAAATATGGGAAAACATGggg CATTTTTGACGGGCGCCAGGCTGTGTTGTGTATCACAGACCCTGCCATGATAAAAACTATTCTGATAAAAGAGTGTTACTCATTGTTCACCAATCGAAGA AACTTCCAGCTGAACGGGCCGCTGTACGACGCCGTGTCCATCGCTGAGGACGACCAGTGGAGGAGGATCCGCAGCGTCCTTTCTCCATCCTTTACCTCTGGGAGACTGAAAGAG ATGTTCAGCATAATGAAGCACCACTCCGCCAACCTGGTTAGCAGCATGAAGAAGAAGGCCGACAGGGATGAGCCCTTGGAGCTGAAGGA GTTCTTTGGGCCCTACAGCATGGATGTAGTGACAAGCACAGCCTTCAGCGTTGACATAGACTCACTCAACAACCCCTCGGACCCGTTCGTCGCCAACATCAAGAAGATGCTGAAGTTTGACTTTTTCAACCCTCTTTTCCTCTTAGTTG CCTTCTTCCCCTTTATGGGTCCCATATTGACCAAATTTGACTTTTCCTTCTTTCCACTGTCTGTGACCGACTTCTTCTACGCTGCACTGCAGAAGATCAAGTCTAACCGGGAAAGCAGCAAGCAAACA AGTCGAGTGGACTTCCTTCAGCTGATGATTGACTCCCAGAAAAACAatgggggggtggaggaaaAGG GTTTGACCGATCACGAGATCCTTTCGCAAGCCATGATTTTCATCTTTGCTGGATatgaaacaagcagcagctctctgtctttcttggCCTACAACCTGGCGAGGAACCCTGATGtcatgaagaagctgcagcggGAGATTGACTCCACCTTCCCCAACAAG GCTCCCGTTGAGtaccaggagctgatgcagatgGAGTACCTGGACAGCGTCATCAATGAGTCTCTCCGTCTGTACCCCATTGCTGCCCGTCTCGAGCGTGTGACCAAGGCAACCGTGGAAATAAATGGCCTTGTGATTCCAAAAAATATGGTTGTCATGATCCCCACGTGGCCCATGCACCGGGACCCCGACGTGTGGCCCGAACCCGAGGTGTTCAGACCTGAGAG GTTCAGCAAGGAAAACAAGGAGACCATAGATCCATACACATATATGCCTTTTGGGGCAGGGCCCAGGAACTGCATTGGGATGCGATTTGCTCTGGTGGTGATGAAACTTGCTGTGGTGGAGATTCTGCAGAGTTACAGCTTTTCCGTTTGTAAAGAGACCCCG ATCCCCTTAGAGATGGACATCCAGGGCCTGCTTACACCTAAGCAGCCAATCAAACTCAAGCTGGTGCCACGATCTGAGACCTCCTGCTAA
- the LOC114858446 gene encoding cytochrome P450 3A40-like isoform X1 produces the protein MGPLFYFSAETWTLLVALITLIIVYAYWPYGVFKKMGVPGPKPLPFIGTMLAYKKGFVNFDQECFDKYGKTWGIFDGRQAVLCITDPAMIKTILIKECYSLFTNRRVRTHTHAINNTFIAAFFLVELNASNLLQNFQLNGPLYDAVSIAEDDQWRRIRSVLSPSFTSGRLKEMFSIMKHHSANLVSSMKKKADRDEPLELKEFFGPYSMDVVTSTAFSVDIDSLNNPSDPFVANIKKMLKFDFFNPLFLLVAFFPFMGPILTKFDFSFFPLSVTDFFYAALQKIKSNRESSKQTSRVDFLQLMIDSQKNNGGVEEKGLTDHEILSQAMIFIFAGYETSSSSLSFLAYNLARNPDVMKKLQREIDSTFPNKAPVEYQELMQMEYLDSVINESLRLYPIAARLERVTKATVEINGLVIPKNMVVMIPTWPMHRDPDVWPEPEVFRPERFSKENKETIDPYTYMPFGAGPRNCIGMRFALVVMKLAVVEILQSYSFSVCKETPIPLEMDIQGLLTPKQPIKLKLVPRSETSC, from the exons ATGGGCCCCCTCTTCTATTTCTCTGCTGAGACATGGACCCTCCTGGTCGCCCTAATCACACTAATAATTGT GTATGCCTATTGGCCCTATGGAGTGTTTAAAAAGATGGGCGTCCCTGGTCCCAAACCTCTGCCGTTTATAGGCACAATGCTGGCGTATAAAAAG GGATTTGTTAACTTTGATCAGGAGTGCTTCGACAAATATGGGAAAACATGggg CATTTTTGACGGGCGCCAGGCTGTGTTGTGTATCACAGACCCTGCCATGATAAAAACTATTCTGATAAAAGAGTGTTACTCATTGTTCACCAATCGAAGAgtacgtacgcacacacacgccatcAATAACACCTTtattgctgctttttttttagtTGAACTAAATGCTTCAAACCTGTTACAGAACTTCCAGCTGAACGGGCCGCTGTACGACGCCGTGTCCATCGCTGAGGACGACCAGTGGAGGAGGATCCGCAGCGTCCTTTCTCCATCCTTTACCTCTGGGAGACTGAAAGAG ATGTTCAGCATAATGAAGCACCACTCCGCCAACCTGGTTAGCAGCATGAAGAAGAAGGCCGACAGGGATGAGCCCTTGGAGCTGAAGGA GTTCTTTGGGCCCTACAGCATGGATGTAGTGACAAGCACAGCCTTCAGCGTTGACATAGACTCACTCAACAACCCCTCGGACCCGTTCGTCGCCAACATCAAGAAGATGCTGAAGTTTGACTTTTTCAACCCTCTTTTCCTCTTAGTTG CCTTCTTCCCCTTTATGGGTCCCATATTGACCAAATTTGACTTTTCCTTCTTTCCACTGTCTGTGACCGACTTCTTCTACGCTGCACTGCAGAAGATCAAGTCTAACCGGGAAAGCAGCAAGCAAACA AGTCGAGTGGACTTCCTTCAGCTGATGATTGACTCCCAGAAAAACAatgggggggtggaggaaaAGG GTTTGACCGATCACGAGATCCTTTCGCAAGCCATGATTTTCATCTTTGCTGGATatgaaacaagcagcagctctctgtctttcttggCCTACAACCTGGCGAGGAACCCTGATGtcatgaagaagctgcagcggGAGATTGACTCCACCTTCCCCAACAAG GCTCCCGTTGAGtaccaggagctgatgcagatgGAGTACCTGGACAGCGTCATCAATGAGTCTCTCCGTCTGTACCCCATTGCTGCCCGTCTCGAGCGTGTGACCAAGGCAACCGTGGAAATAAATGGCCTTGTGATTCCAAAAAATATGGTTGTCATGATCCCCACGTGGCCCATGCACCGGGACCCCGACGTGTGGCCCGAACCCGAGGTGTTCAGACCTGAGAG GTTCAGCAAGGAAAACAAGGAGACCATAGATCCATACACATATATGCCTTTTGGGGCAGGGCCCAGGAACTGCATTGGGATGCGATTTGCTCTGGTGGTGATGAAACTTGCTGTGGTGGAGATTCTGCAGAGTTACAGCTTTTCCGTTTGTAAAGAGACCCCG ATCCCCTTAGAGATGGACATCCAGGGCCTGCTTACACCTAAGCAGCCAATCAAACTCAAGCTGGTGCCACGATCTGAGACCTCCTGCTAA